A genome region from Oncorhynchus masou masou isolate Uvic2021 unplaced genomic scaffold, UVic_Omas_1.1 unplaced_scaffold_9829, whole genome shotgun sequence includes the following:
- the LOC135538564 gene encoding E3 ubiquitin-protein ligase LNX-like, with product MILKVNGIDISNVPHCYALATLKQPCQLLRLTVLREQRHRYRSHSGHHGHPHDAAGGYPPHGLPHGQPLRDDSIHVVLAKSTPEEQLGIKLVRRPEEHGVFIFHLLEGGLAEHDGQLSVNDRILAINGHDLHYGAPEHAALLIQVSLQGLEVREQW from the coding sequence GTGAATGGCATAGACATCAGCAATGTGCCCCACTGCTACGCCCTGGCCACACTCAAACAGCCTTGCCAGCTGCTGCGACTCACAGTGCTGAGAGAGCAGCGCCACCGTTACCGCTCACACTCGGGGCACCACGGGCACCCTCACGACGCAGCCGGGGGCTACCCGCCTCATGGCCTCCCCCATGGCCAGCCCTTGAGGGACGACAGCATCCACGTGGTCCTGGCTAAGAGCACCCCAGAGGAGCAGCTGGGCATCAAGCTGGTGAGACGACCAGAGGAACATGGAGTCTTTATCTTCCACCTGCTGGAGGGCGGCCTGGCGGAACATGACGGGCAGCTCAGCGTCAACGACCGCATCCTCGCCATCAACGGACACGACCTGCACTACGGAGCACCAGAACATGCCGCTTTACTCATCCAGGTAAGTCtgcaggggttagaggttagggagCAGTGGTAG